TGATTTAGTGGACTATTTTTTATTGTGTTGCATCCCCTTTCCTATACTTCTGATAATCCGCATAAAGTTTCTGTGCGGCAAAAACACCAAGAGGTTTTTTGCTTCCGGGTTTATCCATTAAGCCGTGGACCTGATAGCAAAGTATTTTTTCAACAAAAGGAGCTTCATTTACCAGCTGTTTTTTTATTCTTTCTATGTCCGCAGGAATAAGACCGGACTTATAGACGTCACCCTCAAATTCGAAAACTTCCAGGTCTGTCCAGAGTTTGATATTTGTTTTGTCGTGGATCTCTTTTAGATTCTTATACATAGAAGTAGTATCTTCAGGTTTTCTCCACCTTACGCCAATACTGTCCTGATAAGCAACTATATCTACTCCTAGCCTTTGTAATTGTGAAATATACTTTTCATCATTAACCGGCTGTCCTGTAACATAAGGAGCGATAAGCACCGGTTTTTTAGATATTGTTTTTATATAGCGCGTAATTTTTTCAAGTTTGTCTACGCAAAGCTCTTCAAAATATGATTTTATACCGCTTTCATACGGAATGTACCAGCCTTTAAACGCCTTTAGCCCGCCATAACCTTCATCCAACTCTTTTATCAGCTTTTCGGATTTCTCCACCTGCCAATCTTCAGTCGGATAATCAACACACTGCTCGGTTACCCAGCCTACTCCCACAAAAACATTCATATTCAGTTCGCCTGCCTGCTCTAACACCGCTTTTAAAGCATCAGTAGCTTTAATCTCATATTTCGGGAATAACTTTGACTTAAAAAAAGACTTACCGTGGAGAGAAACTGCCATTATTACAACCGTATCAATACCGAGTTCCTTCATCTCCCGTATCTTTAATTTCCAATCTTCATCGGTAAAGAGAGCGGTTTTATCCACCCAATATTTCCCGTCAAAAGCAGAATGATGTTTAAAATCAAAGAATGAACCTGTGATCACCGGCTTTATCATATTTCTCCTTTTCCATTTCCAGTTCTGTAAAAAAGCGGCAGGGAAAATATTCCCCTGCCGCCGGAAAAAACTTTTTTACTTAAGTATTATCCTTGCATCTGCGAGCTTACAACCCTGTCCTTTTGCATGTACAATGATCGGATTCATATCCACCTCTGCTATATCTTCACATTCCATCATCAACTGGGAAAGACGGCAGATGCAATCAGCTATGGCATCCGTATCACAGGCCGGTTTACCTCTTACACCTTCCAGAATTTTATAGGTTTTTACCGATCTTATCATCTTCTGTGCCATTGAAAGCCTGACAGGTGCAATAGAGAAGCTCACATCTTTCATAACTTCGACAAAAGAACCGCCCAACCCGAACATAATAAGAGGGCCAAAGGAATCATCTCTTTTGGCTCCGACTATTACTTCCTCTCCGCGTTTCGCGCACTGCTGTATATTTACACCCCAGATCTTTGCTTCAGGTTTAAGAATTTTTACATTCTGCATCATCTCAGCATATGCGCCCTTTACTTCGAGTTCAGACTCCAAACCGACTTTTACACCTTTTACATCTATTTTATGAATAATATCCGGAGACACGATCTTCATCACAACCGGATAACCTATTTCATTTGCGCGTTTTGCCGCCTCTTCAGAGGTAGGGCAGAGAAAGGATTTAAGCGTGGGAAACCCATACGCATTAAAAACTTCCAAAGATTCAAGTTCAGGAAGATATTTCCTTCCGTCTTTTTTTGCTTTCTCAATTACTTTAAGCGCCGCCGCTTTGTCAGCCTTAAACTGAATGACCTCTGTCTTTGGAGCAAAAACATTCTGACCATATTTATACATAACAGACATCGTCATTGCAGCTTCTTCCGGGAATCTGTAAACAGGGATATTGTTTTCTTTTAATATATCAATACCCTTTGAAACATCTACTATACCCATAAAGCAAGCCAGAACGGGTATCTTGGTACCTTTGACACACTTTACTACCGACGTCGCAATCTCTTCAACATCAGTTACAGACTGAGGTGTTAGAAGTACAATTACACAGTCCACATTTTTGTCTTTCATTATATGCTCAAGCGCCCATTCATACCGGTCATGCTGGGCATCCCCTATAACATCAATCGGATTATTAAAATTTGAAGTCGGCGGAAGTTTTTTTCTCAGTTCGGTAATAGTTGCAGGATCCAGTTTGGCAAGTTGCAATCCAAATTTAATTGCTGCATCGGTCGTCATGATTCCGGGACCACCCGCATTAGTCACAATACATACTCTATTTCCTCTGGGTATGGGCATGTGCGCAAAAGCCAGGGAAACGTCAAGCAGTTCTTCTACGGTATTTGCCCGTATCACCCCGCATTGATTAAATAAAGCTTCATACATTTCATCTGAGCCGGCAAGCGCTCCGGTATGGGAAGAGGCGGCTTTTGCACCTTCTGCCGTTCTTCCGGATTTCATCGCAACTATAGGTTTCATATTATTTACATCGTCATTGATCTCACTGGCAACCTTTAAAAACTCTCTAGGGTTGGACATATCTTCAACATACATGATTATCACCTTGGTAACCGGGTCATCCTTAAGATATTTCAACAGGTCCATTTCTTTAAGTCCTGCTTTATTGCCCATAGAGACGAACTTGGAAAACCCGATATTTAAACCTTTAGCATAATCAAGTATCGCCGTGCCCAAAGCGCCTGACTGAGTAATAAAGGCAATATTCCCGGGCTTGGGCATAAACTTCCCGAAAGCCGCATTCATTGAAGACTTTGAATCCGGATTGATAACACCCAGACAATTAGGTCCAATCAATGCCATATCATATTTTTTTATTATTTCCACAACCTGTTTTTCAAGAACCACCCCTTCCCCTCCGACTTCTTTAAATCCAGCCGAGATAATAATAATACCTTTAATCCCTTTCTTTCCGCATTCTTCCAATGAAGCCGGAATATAATTGGAAGGAATAACAATTATGGCCAGATCAACGCTATCAGGTATCGAAGTTACGGATGGATAGCATTTTACACCGAGTATAGATTCGGCTTTTGGATTCACAGGATAAAGGATCCCTTTATATCCGCCCTCTATGAGATTAGTGAAAATAGTACGACTCAGCGTATTTTCCTTGGTTGAAGCCCCGATCAGCGCAATAGACTTCGGATAGAATACTTTATCCGCGTTTTCTAACATATTATGCTCCTTTCAAGCAATAAATTTCTCTCTGTTATTAAGTTCTTTTTCCAAAGTCTCCAAATCCACCTTTATGCATTTCGCTGTAGAGGTTGCGATCAACTCCCCGCTCTCAGAAACAGCTGAACCTTTCACGAATATTATATTCCTGACTTCTTTTTCTATTTCGGCTGAAAAAACTATTTTCTCTCCTACCATTGCAGGGTTTCGAAGACGGATATTCAGTTCCGCACTGACTACAGGACTATTGTATTTTTTCCAGGGCAGGTTTACCATAACCTCGTCAAGTACCAATGAAAGCATTCCGCCATGCACGACATTAGAATAACCTTGGAATTTCTTAGGAAAAGTATATTCGGTGAATATTTTCTCGCCTTCCACTTTGAAGTCCAGCTTAAGCCCGTCGTGATTATTTTTTCCGCAGGCAAAACAAAAATGATCATCTCTCCAGGACATTTAACTACCAACCTTTGAATCATCCAATCAGACAAGGAATATAACTATCAATAAGCCACATATTTTGGTGGGCAGGGAAGGATTCGAACCTTCGAAGGCTAACAGCCGATAGATTTACAGTCTATTGCGATTGACCAACTCCGCAACCTGCCCAAAACAAATAACGTCTAAAAGTCCATAATGTCTATAAAGTCCAAAGTCTTACATTTAATGTATTATTATTTATTTCAAAAGCAAATAACACTGAAAAACAGAGAAACTGCAAATAAATAGTAATTGACCTTCTATTGTTCTACTTTCCATTGTTCAATTGCTCTCCAGATTTTTTGCTGCGCAGCAAATCTGGAGCGGGAGACGGGGATCGAACCCGCGACATTCAGTTTGGAAAACTGATACTCTACCAACTGAGCTACTCCCGCGTTTTTTATAATTCCTTTATTTCAAATACTTCTGCTTCCCGGCTCTATCAGTTTTTCATATTTAGGAAAACTGTACTCTGCTCGTTTGCCGCTCAGGGAAAACCGACTCCCTTCTCACTCGCAAGTATACCCACTTATTATCCGTTTACATTTTGGGAGGTAACACTCTACCAACTGAGCCTTGCCATATACCTGAACACAGTGAATGGTTTATGGTACTCCCGCATAAGAACAATGACAAATTAAACACCAACGATGAATATTCTAGCATTTAAAAGGCTTTTAGTAAAGTCAAAACTATAGTTAAAAATTAAACTGTTTTTGCCAAAACGCTCTGTGTGTCATTGGCGAAATTAAGGATAAAAACATTATCGTCAATATTATTTTTTGCATTTATCACTCCTTTTTCTTATTGAACATTGCCTTTTACATTTGCTTTTATTTCCAACATTTCGGGATTATCATACCACCCGCCAGTTCCATCAAATCTTGTAACATTCTTATTACTTTTTGATATTGGCTCTTCCGGTATCTGTTCTATGTATTTTGGGATTAAGGCATCTAAATTAACCGGCCGCTTGCCATTATTTTCACTATAATAAATAGATACAGCAGCTAATATTGCCGCTCTATTACCTTTTGTCGCACCTTTTCTGGCTTCATCAAGAGTCTTGGCGATATACGGAATACCCAAAACCATAATAACGAATAATCCAACAAATAAAGCAATAATTAATATCTTCTTCCTCATCTCTCTCCTTGTTATCACTACTCAATAAACTATTAATATTTGGAGTATTCTGTGCCTTGTGAATTGAATGCTCTTCTTGTTTAGGAGAATTATTATTTTTATCTTCAGAAAGAGAACTTTTATCACGCTTGTTTGTCTTGAAAACCCTTCTCTTTCTCATCTACCCCCCTGTTTGGTTACTTAATAATTTCCCAATACCCTTCTTTTCTGCCTCCACGCCTTTTTATTATTTTAGCTCTAACCAATTCTGCCAAATGATACTTTATTCCATCTTCAGTTATCCCCCCAATTTTACTGGCAAGGTCTTTTCTTGTTATTTTGGGATTTTGTTTTATTAAATCCAGTATTTTTTGGGCAGTCTTATGGGTAGTCTGTTCAGAAACACTACCCATAACATCTTTCCTTTTAAAAACAGTAAAGAACTGCCGTCCTATTTCTTCAAAATCGGCAGTCGGTTCTTTGGACAAGATTAACTTTATTCCCCTTCCCCATCTTTCAACAAAATGAACACGATGGAACATATCAGCAAGAAGTTTCGTTTCTTCTTTCTGAAGATTTACATTTTCTAATTTTGGCTATCGTCAGCCCTCCGTAAAGAAGACCAGGACTCCTAATCTCAAGACGGTCTCTGAATATAGCGACGTGAACCGAGTCATCATTATAATAATCCCTGTGGCAGAACGCATTGATTACCGCTTCCCTGGATGCCGCTTTATCAATTTCTGGGACGTCTACTCTTTTAAAACCTTCAAGACGCATTCCGACGTTTATATGCTCAAGGATATATTCCTCAGCTCTTTGTATTAGTGTGAAAAGGTCTCCCTCAAAATCTTTCATATCAATAGGCGTGACGGTATCTGTAGTGGCAAATACACCACACCTTAACTTGGCATTTCTGAGAAAATTCTGCGGCTTCTTGCCAAAAAGTATAATGGCTGTATTCAAAAGCTTTCCCTGCCGAAGAAGGTTCAATTTGCTCAGAGAGTTCTTTATATCGTCATATTTAAGACCAAACGATTTAAGGAATACTTTCAACTTGTTAGGGCTTATATCGCTCAACTTTGCATCAGGACAGACTTCAGAATCCCATTTAAACTTGTCTTTATTCTTTTCAAGGATAAAGTTTTCCAGTTCTTTGGCACTCATCTTCCTGTCTTCATCCTCGACTCTGATATATGCCCTGCCGTAAACATAATATGGCGTTTCTTTTCCTTTGAAATGGACTTTGATGCAGGACTTGCCTTTTAGTTTAATCTTTGTAATTGATGGATATATTTTAGATTCAATGCCGTTGGCTACTTCCCTGGATATGTCTCTGATGGTTTCCGAGCCGATTTGCTGACCAACTGCTTCCCCGTCGTTTTTTACGCCAAAATATAATTCACCTGCCTGATGTTTATTTAAAATAGCAACAATGGATATAACCGCTTCTTTTAATTCAGAGGTGGATTTTTTAAACTCCAACGCCTCCGATTCTCTCCAACCCATAGTAACTCCATGTAAATAAATCCATATTTTTTACGGTTCAAATCCTTTACTATCCAATGAGTATTATGTATTATTTTACCAATTTTATAAAGAATTTTGTCAAGAATGTCAAGCCAAAGTAAGAATGTCCGGTTTTTAACGGGTTTCGCAAGAAATGTCTCGATTGACTTTTGAGTTTAAATAATATATCATTTGTTAAATGAAAAAAACAAACAATATATCGAGATATTTAAGTATTTTAGCCTTTATATTTCCTCTATCTATATATATATTAACAGCATGTCCGACAGTTTACGTGGGCGATTCAGGAGAAATGATAACGGCCGCTTATTATCTGGGAATACCACACCCTCCGGGATATCCCCTTTACACAATGTTTGGAAAGCTCATGAGCACTCTCCCTTTATTCACAATCGCATATAGAGTCAACCTGACTGCATCATTCTTTGGCGCACTATCAATACTCTTTTCTTATCTCCTTTTCAGAAATATTTCCTGTATATTCTTTAGAGAGACACGGGAAAAATCACCGGCAATTATGGATATAGCAGCATTCTTATCGGCCATTTCTATCGCTTTCTCTTTCACCTTCTGGAATCAATCACTAATAACTAAAGGCGGACTTTACACCCTGAATTTACTCATAATAATTCTGGCACTCCATATACTCCTTCGTATTAGTGTTGAAGCCAAGCATCTTAACATGAAAAACTTCGTCTTACTTGGTGTGATTTGCGGGCTTGGTCTTGCTAATCACAATACAATGGTGCCATTGACCCTGTTTTTTGCGATATATACAGCCGGTGTTGTTTTCATTCAGGATAAAAAGAGAGCACTTGTCTGTCTGCCATTGATACTGATCACAGCACTTGTCTCCGCAGCAATACTATATCTTTACCTTATAGTAAGAGCTAACGCAGCCCCGGTAATTAACTGGGGAAATCCTGAGAACATGGAGAACCTGTTAAGACATATCTCAAGACAACAGTATCTTATAGTCGATCAGGGCAAAAGAACCATATCACATTTCTTCGTAGAACTCTACGGCTACGGACTTGCCGTCTTCAGCCAGAAGAACTTCCTGTTTATATTATTTCCTTTTGGAATATATTCCCTCTGGAAACATTCAAAAAAATATCTTTTATTAACCATTATGTTATTTCTTTTTACCAGCGCAGGTTTTGCCGTTTTCACTAATTTTTACTTAAACACTCACGATCTTTATATTGTTGATCCTTTTCTTATTCCATCGTTTTTTATGCTCTCACTCTTTTCTGTTATAGGATTATTTTTTATTATAGAAATACTTCTTCCAAAAAAGCTCCCTGTTTATGTACTTGTTTCAGTCATCGCAATTTTTTCTATTCTCTTAATACCTTTTAATTATTTCAAGTCAGATAAGAGCAAAAACTGGCTTGCTTTTAAATACGGAGCAAATCTTTTCAGAACAATAAAGAAAAACAGCACCTTATTTACAGCAGGAGATAATGCAACATTTATAACCTGTTATCTGTCTAAAGTAGAAAAGATCCGCCCCGACATAATAATCCGTGATGACACAGGGAATGTTTTTGACAATATTTATGGCAAGGATTTTCACGGTCTTGAGTTTGGCAATTATTATAAGCGTCTTAACGAAACACAATGGAAACTGATAAACGAAGCAATAACCCCGGTTTACTGTGTAACCGGAAGCAATCTAAATAATGCACCCGGTTTTCAAATGAAACCCGACGGCGTGCTTTTTAGAATAGTTAAAGATGCCGGGCAAAATATTGATACTTTTGATTTTTCCAAGTACGATACAAGCTCGTATGAAGACAATACTTTTTATAAGGATTTTTTGAACCGCGAACTTATATCCCTCTTTTACTTTTCAATGGCCGAAGTTGCTTTTGATACCGGTAACAAAAAAAGCGCTGAACACTATTACTTGAAATCCGAGGAATTCGGCGGCGACATGGCAACTACTCAGAATAACCTGGCAATATCTTACATAAGAAAAGAGTTCTATAAGAAAGCTATTGAACACGCTACAAAAGCTATAGATATTGATCCCAGATTTGCAGATGCCTA
The sequence above is a segment of the Candidatus Firestonebacteria bacterium RIFOXYD2_FULL_39_29 genome. Coding sequences within it:
- a CDS encoding acyl-CoA synthetase, which translates into the protein MLENADKVFYPKSIALIGASTKENTLSRTIFTNLIEGGYKGILYPVNPKAESILGVKCYPSVTSIPDSVDLAIIVIPSNYIPASLEECGKKGIKGIIIISAGFKEVGGEGVVLEKQVVEIIKKYDMALIGPNCLGVINPDSKSSMNAAFGKFMPKPGNIAFITQSGALGTAILDYAKGLNIGFSKFVSMGNKAGLKEMDLLKYLKDDPVTKVIIMYVEDMSNPREFLKVASEINDDVNNMKPIVAMKSGRTAEGAKAASSHTGALAGSDEMYEALFNQCGVIRANTVEELLDVSLAFAHMPIPRGNRVCIVTNAGGPGIMTTDAAIKFGLQLAKLDPATITELRKKLPPTSNFNNPIDVIGDAQHDRYEWALEHIMKDKNVDCVIVLLTPQSVTDVEEIATSVVKCVKGTKIPVLACFMGIVDVSKGIDILKENNIPVYRFPEEAAMTMSVMYKYGQNVFAPKTEVIQFKADKAAALKVIEKAKKDGRKYLPELESLEVFNAYGFPTLKSFLCPTSEEAAKRANEIGYPVVMKIVSPDIIHKIDVKGVKVGLESELEVKGAYAEMMQNVKILKPEAKIWGVNIQQCAKRGEEVIVGAKRDDSFGPLIMFGLGGSFVEVMKDVSFSIAPVRLSMAQKMIRSVKTYKILEGVRGKPACDTDAIADCICRLSQLMMECEDIAEVDMNPIIVHAKGQGCKLADARIILK